In Phreatobacter oligotrophus, one DNA window encodes the following:
- the uxaC gene encoding glucuronate isomerase codes for MTPSRLPAPSSRICAPDRLMPLDPTARAIARRLYDSVATLPIVSPHGHTDPRWYAENAAFPDPATLFVVPDHYVFRMLYAQGVRMEDLGVPTRDGTPVETDPRAIWRRFAAHYHLFRGTPTRLWLDHAFAALFGLDERLSAANADAVFDRIDAALKLPAYRPRALFETFGIEVIATTEGALDDLKWHASLAASGWAGRVVTTYRPDAVVDPDFEGFAGNLARLGAITGEDTATWKGYLAAHRKRRAVFKAHGATASDHGHPTATTANLSASEAEALFTKVVAGPVSASEADLFRGQMLTEMARMSLDDGLVLQIHPGSRRNHNAGIFARFGRDMGADIPGPTDYVSALKPLLDAVGNEPSLTIILFTLDETAYSRELAPLAGHYPALRLGPPWWFFDSVEGMKRFKQQAIETAGFYNTVGFNDDTRAFPSIPARHDVARRVDCAHLAELVCDGRLDEDEAQELAVDLAYRLAKAAYRL; via the coding sequence ATGACCCCTTCGAGGCTGCCGGCGCCGTCGAGCCGCATCTGCGCACCCGACCGGCTGATGCCGCTCGATCCCACCGCCCGCGCCATTGCCCGGCGGCTCTACGACTCGGTCGCGACCCTTCCCATCGTTTCGCCGCACGGCCACACCGATCCACGCTGGTATGCCGAGAATGCCGCCTTCCCGGATCCGGCGACGCTCTTCGTGGTGCCCGACCACTATGTCTTCCGGATGCTCTATGCGCAGGGCGTGCGGATGGAGGATCTCGGCGTGCCGACCCGCGACGGCACGCCGGTCGAGACGGATCCGCGCGCCATCTGGCGGCGCTTCGCCGCGCATTATCACCTGTTCCGCGGCACGCCGACGCGGCTGTGGCTCGACCATGCCTTCGCCGCGCTGTTCGGCCTCGATGAGCGGCTCTCGGCCGCCAATGCCGATGCCGTCTTCGACCGGATCGACGCGGCCTTGAAGCTGCCGGCCTACCGGCCCCGCGCCCTGTTCGAGACCTTCGGCATCGAGGTCATCGCCACGACCGAGGGCGCGCTCGATGACCTGAAGTGGCATGCCTCGCTCGCCGCCTCGGGCTGGGCCGGCCGTGTCGTTACCACCTACCGGCCGGACGCCGTGGTCGATCCGGATTTCGAGGGCTTTGCCGGCAATCTCGCGCGTCTCGGCGCCATCACCGGCGAGGATACGGCGACATGGAAGGGGTATCTTGCCGCGCATCGCAAGCGGCGCGCCGTCTTCAAGGCCCATGGCGCCACCGCCTCGGACCACGGCCATCCCACGGCCACAACAGCGAACCTGTCGGCGAGCGAGGCCGAGGCGCTGTTCACGAAGGTCGTCGCCGGGCCGGTGAGCGCATCGGAGGCCGACCTGTTCCGTGGCCAGATGCTGACCGAGATGGCCAGGATGAGCCTCGATGACGGCCTCGTCCTGCAGATCCATCCGGGCTCCCGCCGCAACCACAATGCCGGCATCTTCGCCCGCTTCGGCCGCGACATGGGCGCCGACATTCCAGGGCCGACCGATTACGTGTCGGCGCTCAAGCCGCTCCTGGATGCGGTGGGCAACGAGCCCTCGCTGACCATCATCCTCTTCACGCTGGACGAAACGGCCTATTCGCGCGAGCTCGCCCCGCTGGCCGGCCATTATCCGGCGCTGCGGCTCGGGCCGCCCTGGTGGTTCTTCGATTCGGTCGAGGGCATGAAGCGCTTCAAGCAGCAGGCCATCGAGACGGCGGGCTTCTACAACACGGTGGGTTTCAACGACGACACCCGCGCCTTCCCGTCCATCCCGGCCCGGCACGACGTGGCGCGACGCGTGGACTGCGCGCATCTGG